A genomic region of Serratia fonticola contains the following coding sequences:
- a CDS encoding PLP-dependent aspartate aminotransferase family protein, with translation MPKFDTLTVHAGYTPDAIGAVMPAIYATSTYAQPAPGEHTGYEYSRSGNPTRTALETAIAELEGGSRGFAFASGLAACSTVLELLDQGSHLVAVDDLYGGTYRLLEKVRSRSAGLRVTYVAPGDLEALEQAIEPDTKMVWVETPTNPLLKLADLSAIASLAKKQGLISVADNTFASPYLQRPLELGFDIVVHSATKYLNGHSDVVAGVAAVGTNSGLAEQLAFLHNAVGGILDPFSSFLTLRGIRTLALRMERHSNSALRIAQWLESQPQVDAVYYPGLASHPQHALAARQMHSFGGMISVRLKGDEAYARQVIKQSRLFTLAESLGGVESLISQPFSMTHASIPLEQRLKTGITPQLLRLSVGIEDTEDLIADLQQALAG, from the coding sequence ATGCCCAAGTTTGATACGTTAACCGTGCATGCAGGCTATACCCCGGATGCTATCGGTGCAGTCATGCCAGCCATTTATGCCACTTCCACCTATGCCCAACCCGCACCAGGGGAACATACCGGCTATGAATATTCCCGTAGCGGCAACCCGACCCGAACCGCGTTGGAAACGGCCATTGCCGAACTGGAAGGCGGTAGCCGCGGCTTTGCCTTCGCCTCCGGTTTGGCGGCCTGTTCAACCGTATTGGAATTGCTCGATCAGGGTAGCCATCTGGTTGCCGTAGACGATCTATATGGTGGTACCTATCGCCTTTTGGAAAAGGTACGTAGCCGTAGCGCGGGTCTACGAGTGACTTACGTTGCTCCCGGTGACCTCGAGGCACTGGAGCAGGCGATAGAGCCAGATACCAAAATGGTCTGGGTGGAAACGCCAACCAATCCGCTGTTGAAACTGGCCGATCTGAGCGCGATTGCCTCTCTCGCTAAAAAACAGGGGTTGATCAGCGTAGCAGATAACACATTTGCGTCTCCTTATCTGCAACGCCCACTGGAGTTGGGGTTCGACATTGTGGTGCATTCAGCAACTAAATACCTTAATGGTCATTCCGATGTGGTTGCTGGCGTAGCCGCCGTAGGGACCAATTCCGGGCTGGCGGAACAGTTGGCGTTCCTGCATAACGCGGTGGGCGGCATTCTGGATCCCTTTAGCAGTTTTCTGACGTTGCGCGGCATCCGTACCTTGGCATTACGCATGGAACGGCACAGCAACAGCGCACTGCGGATCGCACAATGGCTGGAAAGCCAGCCACAGGTGGACGCCGTTTACTATCCGGGCCTGGCAAGCCATCCCCAGCACGCCCTGGCTGCCAGACAGATGCACAGTTTTGGCGGTATGATTTCCGTTCGTCTGAAGGGTGACGAAGCCTACGCACGTCAGGTGATCAAACAATCGCGGCTGTTCACCCTGGCCGAAAGCCTGGGCGGCGTGGAAAGCCTGATCAGCCAGCCCTTCAGCATGACACATGCCTCAATCCCACTGGAACAACGGTTAAAAACCGGCATTACGCCACAACTGCTACGCCTATCGGTAGGAATTGAAGATACCGAGGATTTGATTGCCGATCTGCAACAAGCCTTGGCGGGTTAA
- a CDS encoding HAD family phosphatase: MDLALFDLDETLIDDDSASLWIRWLVSEGFAPAELAQQEQLLMQSYYQGKLSMEDYMRATLAPLVGLNTQTVAGWVQRYIRRDILPRVYPQARERLLWHRERGDCILVISATGEHLVAPIAEQLGADAALAIGVEVAEGRFTGNTYGTMTYQQGKVIRLQQWLHQHPELEFAHSHGYSDSINDKAMLAYVDSATVINPDSDLAALAMQQGWEVCRWER, encoded by the coding sequence ATGGACTTAGCCCTGTTCGACCTGGATGAAACCCTGATTGATGATGACAGCGCCAGTCTGTGGATCCGTTGGCTGGTCTCAGAAGGGTTTGCGCCTGCAGAGCTGGCACAGCAGGAACAACTGTTGATGCAGTCTTACTATCAGGGAAAGTTGTCTATGGAGGATTATATGCGGGCAACCCTGGCCCCGCTGGTGGGGCTAAATACGCAAACCGTTGCCGGTTGGGTACAGCGTTACATTCGCCGGGATATTCTGCCACGCGTCTATCCACAAGCACGCGAACGCCTGTTATGGCATCGTGAACGCGGTGACTGCATCCTGGTGATTTCCGCCACTGGTGAACACCTGGTTGCCCCTATTGCCGAACAGTTGGGGGCTGACGCGGCGCTGGCCATAGGCGTAGAAGTGGCCGAGGGGCGTTTTACTGGTAATACTTATGGCACCATGACTTACCAGCAGGGCAAGGTCATCCGTTTGCAGCAATGGTTGCACCAGCATCCTGAGCTGGAATTTGCCCATAGCCACGGCTACAGTGACTCCATTAACGATAAAGCAATGCTGGCCTACGTCGACAGCGCAACCGTGATCAACCCCGATAGCGATCTTGCCGCTCTGGCCATGCAACAGGGTTGGGAAGTGTGTCGTTGGGAGCGCTGA